The following proteins are encoded in a genomic region of Glycine max cultivar Williams 82 chromosome 18, Glycine_max_v4.0, whole genome shotgun sequence:
- the LOC100815164 gene encoding DNA-directed RNA polymerase III subunit RPC10: protein MEFCPSCGNMLQYELPYMGRPSRFFCSACPYVCHIENRVEIKRKQRLVRKEIEPIFSEDDMTNAPSTEATCPFCGHGKAAFKEFQTRSADEPATLFYKCLNNDCKKQWREG, encoded by the exons ATGGAGTTTTGCCCCAGTTGTGGTAACATGCTACAGTATGAATTGCCTTATATGGGTCGCCCTTCAAGATTTTTTTGTTCTGCTTGCCCATATGTTTGCCACATTGAGAATAGG GTTGAGATCAAAAGAAAGCAAAGGTTGGTGAGAAAAGAGATAGAGCCTATATTCTCCGAGGATGACATGACAAATGCACCATCAACTGAAG CGACGTGCCCATTTTGCGGTCATGGTAAAGCTGCTTTCAAAGAATTTCAGACTCGATCGGCTGATGAGCCAGCAACTCTATTTTATAAGTGCTTGAACAATGACTGTAAAAAACAATGGCGTGAAGGTTGA